In Streptococcus porcinus, the genomic window ATTCATCTGGTAAACTTGTTCTTCAAGGAAGTCAGGTTGAAACTGTAGCAAATGAACTTGACCTCCAGTCTGATAAAAAAACAGCTTCTCAACATTCTGTTGATCAAACTCGTGACCAAAATATTCCCTTAATTGGAAGTGATGAAGTTGGTAATGGTTCTTATTTTGGAGGGCTCGCCGTTGTAGCGAGCTACGTTGAGCCTACTGATCATCCTTATCTTAAAGAGCTTGGTGTAAACGACTCTAAAACTCTTAACGATCATAAAATTAGACAGATTGCTCCTTTGTTAGAAGAAAAAATAAGACACAAAGCCCTGCTATTATCTCCCCAAAAATATAATCAGATGGTCGGTCCCGACAAAGCTTACAACGCGGTCTCAGTCAAAGTCGCCTTACACAATCAAGCCATTTTCCTATTATTGCAATCAGGTGTTAAACCTAGTAAAATCGTAATTGATGCTTTTACTAGTAAGCAGAATTATCAAAAGCACCTCAAGAAGGAAAAAAATCAGTTTCCTAATCCTTTATCTTTAATTGAAAAAGCTGAAGGACAATTTTTAGCAGTTGCAGTTAGTTCCATCATCGCCCGTAACCTTTTTTTAGAAAATTTAGATCATCTTAGTAAAGAGCTAGGCTATCAATTACCTAGTGGGGCGGGAAAAGCATCCGATTTGGTTGCTAGCCAGCTTATCAAAGCCTATGGCATGTCAGCTCTTAACTATAGTGCCAAGTTACATTTTGCAAATACTAGTAAAGCAATGGCTTTAAGTAAAAAATCATAATTATCGAGGAAAAACATGAAAAACTTTATCAAAGAATGGGGACTCTTTATCCTCTTTATCCTTATTTTCGGAATTTCACGCCTTACCTATTGGCAACCTGTCAGAGTTGACGGCCATTCGATGGATCCTACCTTGGCCCACAATGAACGGTTAATCGTATTACGTCATACAAAAATTAATCGTTTTGATGTGGTCGTTGCAAAAGAAGAAGAAGACGGTCAAACCAAAGAAATTGTTAAGCGAGTCATTGGTCTGCCTGGCGACACTATTTCTTTCAAAAATGATATGTTATCTATTAACGGCAAAGAAACACAAGAACCTTATCTTAAAGAGTACTTAGCAGCCTTCCAAGAAGATAAACTTGAAAAAACTTACTCTTATAACACTCTCTTTCAAGAGCTAGCAAAAAGTGCTAATGCTTTCACTGTTGATAGTTCTGGGAGGACAGAGTTCTCAATTACTGTTCCTAAAGGAGAGTATTTCTTACTCGGAGACGACCGGATTGTTTCACGCGATAGTCGTGAAGTAGGAACCTTCAAAAAAACTGATTTAATTGGAAAAGTAAAATTGCGATACTGGCCAATCAATAAGTTTCACATATTTCAATAGAACCCCTGCCACTGGCAGGTTTTCTATTATCTCAATTAGAAAGGCTCTTTTATGGAATACTTTTTCTCTGGAAGTATTGATCGGATTATCTTTGAAAATGCTAGTAATTTTTTTAAAATCTTACTAGTAGAACTTGAGGATACTGATAGTGATTTTGATGATTTTGAAATTATTGTAACAGGAACTATGGCAGATGTGGCTGAAGGAGAAGACTATACCTTTTGGGGTGAATTAACCCAACATCCTAAGTATGGCCAACAAGTCAAATTGACACGTTATCAAAAAAATAAACCAAGTTCATCAGGCCTTATCAAGTATTTTGCCAGCGACCACTTTAAAGGTATCGGAAAAAAGACCGCTGAAAAAATTGTTCAGCTTTACGGTGAAAACACTATTGATAAAATCTTAGAGGATCCTAGTCAATTAGAGACAATATCTGGTTTCTCAAAAGCCAATAGGCAGGCCTTTATTAGCAAATTAAAACTCAACTACGGAACCGAACAGATCATTGCTAACTTAGTGGCACTCGGCATTTCCAATTACTATGCCTTCCAGATTTTTGATACTTATAAAGATCAGAGCCTAGAAATTGTTAAAGAAAATCCCTATCGTCTAGTTGAGGATATTCAGGGAATTGGCTTTAAAATGGCCGAAGAACTTGCTGCAGAAATCGGAATAGCTAGTGACGCTCCAGAACGTTTTCGTGCTGC contains:
- the rnhC gene encoding ribonuclease HIII: METIVIKPTPSQIKKITDLLKPYQISNSSPYVILAAKYKSVTCLLYSSGKLVLQGSQVETVANELDLQSDKKTASQHSVDQTRDQNIPLIGSDEVGNGSYFGGLAVVASYVEPTDHPYLKELGVNDSKTLNDHKIRQIAPLLEEKIRHKALLLSPQKYNQMVGPDKAYNAVSVKVALHNQAIFLLLQSGVKPSKIVIDAFTSKQNYQKHLKKEKNQFPNPLSLIEKAEGQFLAVAVSSIIARNLFLENLDHLSKELGYQLPSGAGKASDLVASQLIKAYGMSALNYSAKLHFANTSKAMALSKKS
- the lepB gene encoding signal peptidase I: MKNFIKEWGLFILFILIFGISRLTYWQPVRVDGHSMDPTLAHNERLIVLRHTKINRFDVVVAKEEEDGQTKEIVKRVIGLPGDTISFKNDMLSINGKETQEPYLKEYLAAFQEDKLEKTYSYNTLFQELAKSANAFTVDSSGRTEFSITVPKGEYFLLGDDRIVSRDSREVGTFKKTDLIGKVKLRYWPINKFHIFQ